Proteins found in one Arachis stenosperma cultivar V10309 chromosome 8, arast.V10309.gnm1.PFL2, whole genome shotgun sequence genomic segment:
- the LOC130944867 gene encoding pleiotropic drug resistance protein 1-like — translation MENDELRVASARIGSSSIWRSSGAVDVFSGSSRRDDDEEQLKWAAIEKLPTYLRLTRGILTESQGEYTEIDINKLGPLQRKNLVERLVKIAEQDNEKFLLKLRRRIDRVGLDIPTIEVRFEHLNVEAEAHVGSRALPTNFNFCINLLEGFLNSLCLLPSRKKPFTVLHDVSGIIKPRRMTLLLGPPSSGKTTLLLALAGRLGKDLKFSGRVSYNGHGMEEFVPQRTSAYISQTDLHIGELTVRETLAFSARCQGIGMRYDMLAELSRREKAENIKPNPDLDIYMKAAALEGQETNVVTDYIMKILGLEVCADTMVGDEMIRGISGGQKKRVTTGEMLVGPARALFMDEISTGLDTSTTFQMVNSLRQSIHILNGTAVISLLQPAPETYELFDDVILLSDGQIVYQGPRENVLEFFEYMGFKCPERKGVADFLQEVTSRKDQEQYWANKDEPYTFISVREFAEAFQSFHIGRKLGDDLATPFDKTKGHPAVLTKNKYGVSKKELLRACVSREFLLMKRNSFVYIFKMWQLILTGLITMTLFLRTEMHRNTVSDGGIYMGALFFVLIVIMFNGFSELSMTIAKLPVFYKQRDLLFYPSWAYSLPTWILKIPITLVEVGIWVVMTYYVIGFDPSFERFIKQYFLLACINQMASALFRFMGAVGRNLIVANTFGSFALLAVMVMGGFILSRVDVRKWWLWGYWISPMMYGQNAIAVNEFLGNSWKHVPPNSTEPLGVKVLKARGIFPEAHWYWIGVGASIGYMLLFNLLFPLALHFLDPFGKPQALISEEALAERNSVRNDHIIELSSGRNGASDKSNGRSVSSRTLSARVGAINGTDRNRKRGMVLPFTPLSITFDEIRYTLDMPQEMKAQGIVEDKLELLKGISGAFRPGVLTALMGVSGAGKTTLMDVLSGRKTAGYIQGQITISGYPKKQETFARISGYCEQTDIHSPHVTVYESLVYSAWLRLPPEVDSSTREMFIEEVMELVELNSLKDALVGLPGVNGLSTEQRKRLTIAVELVANPSIIFMDEPTSGLDARAAAIVMRTVRNTVNTGRTVVCTIHQPSIDIFDAFDELLLLKRGGEEIYVGPLGRHSSHLISYFEGINGVPKIKNGYNPATWMLEVTSEAQEEALGINFAELYKNSDLYRGNKALISELSTPPSASKDLYFTTKYSQSFITQCKACLWKQNLSYWRNPPYSAVRFLFTTFIALLFGTIFWDIGSKRKRAQDVFNAMGSMYAAVLFIGVQNATSVQPVVAIERTVFYRERAAGMYSALPYAFGQVAIEIPYILLQTLVYGVIVYAMIGFEWTAMKFFWYLFFMFFTFLYFTLYGMMAVGATPDHHVAGIVSFGFYLIWNLFSGFVIPRTRMPVWWRWYFWICPVSWTMYGLVTSQFGDVTERIDTGETVGDFVKSYFGYRDDFIGIAAAVVVGFALLFGFTFAFSIKAFNFQKR, via the exons ATGGAGAATGATGAACTAAGAGTGGCGAGCGCACGCATAGGAAGCTCAAGTATATGGAGAAGCAGTGGTGCTGTTGATGTGTTCTCAGGCTCTTCGAGGAGAGACGACGATGAAGAACAGCTCAAATGGGCGGCCATCGAGAAGCTTCCAACGTATCTACGCTTAACAAGAGGAATACTAACCGAATCACAAGGCGAATACACTGAGATCGATATCAACAAACTCGGTCCCTTGCAGAGAAAGAATTTGGTAGAGAGGCTAGTCAAGATTGCTGAACAGGACAATGAAAagttcttgttgaaattgagaAGGAGAATCGATAG AGTTGGACTTGATATTCCGACAATTGAAGTCCGATTCGAGCATTTGAATGTTGAAGCTGAGGCTCATGTTGGAAGCAGGGCATTGCCAACAAACTTTAACTTCTGCATTAATTTGTTAGAG GGGTTCCTGAATTCTCTTTGCCTTCTTCCGAGTCGAAAGAAGCCATTCACGGTTCTTCATGATGTTAGTGGAATCATCAAGCCTAGAAG AATGACACTGCTCTTAGGCCCTCCAAGCTCTGGAAAGACCACGCTGTTGCTGGCACTGGCCGGAAGACTCGGTAAAGATCTTAAG TTTTCTGGGAGAGTTTCCTACAATGGTCATGGAATGGAGGAATTTGTGCCTCAGAGAACATCAGCTTACATAAGTCAAACTGATCTCCACATAGGGGAACTGACAGTCAGAGAAACGTTGGCCTTTTCAGCAAGGTGTCAAGGGATCGGAATGCGTTACG ATATGCTGGCAGAATTATCAAGAAGAGAGAAGGCAGAAAACATTAAGCCAAATCCTGATCTAGATATTTATATGAAG GCTGCAGCACTGGAAGGCCAAGAAACGAATGTAGTTACAGATTATATAATGAAG ATTTTGGGTCTAGAAGTATGTGCTGACACCATGGTAGGGGATGAAATGATTAGGGGTATTTCTGGTGGACAGAAAAAGCGAGTCACAACTG gTGAGATGCTAGTTGGACCAGCAAGGGCACTTTTCATGGATGAAATATCAACTGGTTTGGATACTTCTACAACATTCCAAATGGTTAATTCTTTGAGACAATCCATTCACATTTTGAATGGAACTGCTGTAATATCTCTTCTCCAACCAGCACCAGAAACTTATGAACTATTTGATGATGTAATTCTCCTATCAGATGGACAAATTGTGTATCAGGGTCCAAGAGAAAATGTTCTTGAGTTCTTTGAATACATGGGATTCAAATGTCCAGAAAGAAAAGGAGTAGCAGATTTCTTGCAAGAG GTAACATCAAGAAAAGATCAAGAGCAGTACTGGGCAAACAAAGATGAGCCTTATACCTTTATCTCTGTAAGAGAATTTGCAGAAGCATTTCAGTCATTTCACATAGGCCGAAAACTCGGCGACGATCTCGCTACCCCGTTCGACAAGACCAAAGGCCACCCTGCTGTTCTAACCAAGAACAAGTATGGTGTTAGCAAGAAGGAATTGCTAAGAGCTTGTGTTTCAAGAGAATTCTTGCTCATGAAAAGGAACTCCTTTGTCTACATTTTCAAGATGTGGCAA TTGATTCTAACAGGACTCATAACAATGACATTGTTCTTGAGAACTGAGATGCATCGGAACACAGTATCTGACGGCGGGATCTACATGGGGGCTTTATTCTTTGTTCTGATTGTGATAATGTTCAATGGATTCTCTGAGTTATCCATGACCATTGCAAAGCTCCCTGTTTTCTACAAGCAAAGGGACCTTCTATTCTATCCTTCTTGGGCATACTCCTTGCCAACATGGATCCTTAAGATTCCTATCACTTTGGTAGAAGTTGGTATTTGGGTTGTCATGACTTACTATGTTATAGGCTTTGATCCAAGTTTTGAAAG GTTCATCAAGCAGTATTTTCTGCTAGCTTGCATCAACCAGATGGCCTCTGCACTTTTTCGATTTATGGGGGCAGTTGGGAGGAACCTAATTGTGGCCAACACATTTGGATCATTTGCTTTACTTGCAGTTATGGTCATGGGTGGATTCATCCTATCTAGAG TTGATGTGAGGAAGTGGTGGTTATGGGGCTACTGGATCTCTCCCATGATGTACGGACAGAATGCTATAGCTGTGAATGAATTCCTGGGAAACAGTTGGAAACAT GTTCCACCTAATTCAACAGAACCATTAGGTGTTAAGGTCTTAAAAGCACGTGGAATATTCCCTGAAGCACATTGGTATTGGATTGGAGTTGGAGCTTCCATTGGATACATGTTACTCTTCAATTTGCTTTTCCCTTTGGCCTTGCATTTTCTTGATC CATTTGGCAAACCACAAGCATTGATATCAGAAGAAGCTTTAGCTGAAAGGAATTCTGTTAGGAATGATCACATCATTGAACTTTCTTCTGGAAGGAATGGAGCTTCTG ATAAAAGTAATGGAAGAAGTGTGTCATCAAGAACCTTGTCTGCAAGAGTTGGTGCTATTAATGGAACTGATCGCAACAGAAAGCGTGGGATGGTTCTTCCTTTCACACCTCTTTCTATCACTTTTGATGAAATCAGATATACATTAGACATGCCACAG GAAATGAAGGCCCAAGGCATAGTTGAAGATAAACTTGAACTGTTGAAGGGTATTAGTGGAGCTTTTAGACCAGGAGTTCTAACAGCTCTAATGGGTGTAAGTGGAGCTGGTAAAACCACTCTAATGGATGTGTTATCTGGGAGGAAAACTGCAGGATATATTCAAGGCCAAATCACCATATCAGGGTACCCTAAGAAGCAAGAAACATTCGCTCGCATATCCGGATATTGTGAACAAACTGACATACACTCTCCTCATGTCACAGTCTATGAGTCACTTGTTTATTCTGCATGGCTAAGGTTACCTCCTGAGGTTGATTCTTCCACAAGAGAG ATGTTCATTGAGGAAGTTATGGAGCTAGTAGAGCTGAATTCATTGAAAGATGCATTGGTTGGATTACCTGGAGTGAATGGTCTGTCCACAGAGCAGCGCAAGAGGCTAACTATTGCAGTCGAACTGGTTGCAAATCCATCAATAATATTCATGGATGAACCTACCTCTGGCCTTGATGCCAGGGCTGCTGCTATAGTTATGAGGACAGTGAGGAACACAGTCAACACAGGCCGAACCGTGGTGTGCACAATCCACCAGCCTAGCATTGATATATTTGATGCTTTCGATGAG TTACTTCTCTTGAAGCGTGGAGGTGAAGAGATATATGTGGGGCCATTAGGCCGCCATTCTTCTCACCTTATCAGTTACTTTGAG GGAATTAATGGAGTGCCAAAGATCAAGAATGGTTATAATCCTGCAACTTGGATGTTGGAGGTTACTTCAGAAGCACAAGAGGAAGCTCTAGGAATTAACTTTGCTGAACTATACAAGAATTCTGATCTATACAG GGGAAACAAGGCACTGATAAGTGAACTAAGTACACCCCCATCAGCTTCTAAGGACTTATACTTCACTACAAAGTACTCACAGTCGTTCATAACCCAATGTAAGGCTTGTCTTTGGAAACAAAACTTATCATATTGGAGAAACCCTCCATACAGTGCAGTGAGATTCTTATTCACAACATTTATCGCCTTGCTGTTTGGGACAATTTTTTGGGATATTGGCTCCAAAAG GAAAAGAGCACAAGATGTATTTAACGCCATGGGATCCATGTATGCTGCAGTACTCTTCATTGGGGTACAAAATGCTACCTCCGTTCAACCTGTTGTGGCCATTGAGAGAACAGTCTTTTACAGAGAAAGAGCTGCTGGGATGTACTCAGCTTTGCCATATGCATTTGGACAG GTTGCCATTGAGATCCCGTACATATTGCTACAGACCCTGGTATATGGTGTTATAGTGTATGCCATGATTGGGTTTGAGTGGACAGCTATGAAGTTCTTTTGGTAtctgttcttcatgttctttacaTTTTTATACTTCACCTTATATGGGATGATGGCTGTTGGTGCTACCCCAGATCACCATGTTGCTGGCATAGTTTCTTTTGGGTTCTACTTGATATGGAACCTTTTCTCAGGATTTGTCATTCCTAGAACT AGAATGCCAGTGTGGTGGAGATGGTACTTTTGGATTTGTCCTGTGTCATGGACCATGTATGGATTAGTCACTTCACAGTTTGGTGATGTAACTGAACGCATAGACACTGGAGAAACTGTGGGAGATTTTGTAAAGAGCTATTTTGGATATAGAGATGATTTCATTGGTATAGCTGCTGCTGTTGTTGTTGGCTTCGCATTGCTCTTTGGATTTACCTTTGCCTTTTCAATTAAGGCATTTAATTTCCAAAAGAGATGA